In Streptomyces sp. NBC_00448, the following are encoded in one genomic region:
- the yajC gene encoding preprotein translocase subunit YajC, with product MSIGILLPLILIVGVMFMMTRSQKTKQRQALEMRNKMEPGTGVRTIGGMYAVVKEVNDETVLLEITDGVHAHFTKSAIGTVLSEEEFNRIVHGIEPEEPTGLDEEAEDGADAAAGDAASADGVTDADKAADGDEEPISLDKSDADAEQDGSAAKDDAAKEQNGSASK from the coding sequence GTGAGCATCGGAATTCTCCTCCCCCTGATCCTGATCGTCGGCGTCATGTTCATGATGACCCGGTCGCAGAAGACCAAGCAGCGCCAGGCGTTGGAGATGCGCAACAAGATGGAGCCCGGCACCGGCGTGCGCACCATCGGTGGCATGTACGCCGTGGTGAAGGAGGTGAACGACGAGACCGTCCTCCTGGAGATCACGGACGGTGTTCACGCCCACTTCACCAAGTCCGCCATCGGCACGGTGCTCTCCGAGGAGGAGTTCAACCGGATCGTGCACGGCATCGAGCCCGAGGAGCCCACCGGGCTCGACGAGGAGGCCGAGGACGGCGCCGACGCGGCCGCGGGGGACGCCGCATCGGCCGATGGTGTGACGGACGCGGACAAGGCGGCCGACGGCGACGAGGAGCCCATCAGCCTCGACAAGTCCGACGCTGACGCGGAGCAGGACGGCTCCGCCGCCAAGGACGACGCCGCCAAGGAGCAGAACGGCTCCGCCTCCAAGTAA
- the ruvB gene encoding Holliday junction branch migration DNA helicase RuvB has translation MNWDDAPADTPDRLVGSAADREDQAVEAALRPKELDEFIGQERVRQQLDLVLKAARQRGATADHVLLSGAPGLGKTTLSMIIAAEMSAPIRITSGPAIQHAGDLAAILSSLTEGEVLFLDEIHRMSRPAEEMLYMAMEDFRVDVIVGKGPGATAIPLELPPFTLVGATTRAGLLPPPLRDRFGFTGHMEFYAPAELERVIHRSAGLLDVRIDTDGAAEIAGRSRGTPRIANRLLRRVRDYAQVRADGAVDREIAAQALEVYEVDARGLDRLDRAVLHALLKLFGGGPVGLSTLAVAVGEERETVEEVAEPFLVREGLLARTPRGRVATPAAWSHLGLVPPQQGGGTSQGGTGQTGLFGT, from the coding sequence ATGAACTGGGACGACGCCCCCGCCGATACGCCCGACCGGCTGGTCGGGTCGGCCGCCGACCGTGAGGACCAGGCGGTCGAGGCGGCGCTGCGGCCCAAGGAGCTGGACGAGTTCATCGGGCAGGAGCGGGTGCGCCAGCAGCTCGACCTGGTGCTCAAGGCCGCCCGCCAGCGGGGCGCCACCGCCGACCACGTCCTGCTCTCGGGGGCCCCCGGGCTCGGCAAGACCACCCTGTCGATGATCATCGCGGCCGAGATGTCCGCGCCGATCCGGATCACCTCGGGCCCGGCCATCCAGCACGCCGGCGACCTCGCCGCGATCCTCTCCTCGCTCACCGAGGGTGAGGTGCTCTTCCTCGACGAGATCCACCGGATGTCCCGGCCGGCCGAGGAGATGCTCTACATGGCGATGGAGGACTTCCGGGTCGACGTGATCGTCGGCAAGGGCCCGGGCGCGACCGCGATCCCGCTGGAGCTGCCGCCCTTCACCCTGGTCGGCGCCACCACCAGGGCCGGACTGCTGCCGCCACCGCTGCGCGACCGGTTCGGTTTCACCGGTCACATGGAGTTCTACGCCCCCGCCGAGCTGGAGCGGGTGATCCACCGCTCGGCCGGGCTGCTGGACGTGAGGATCGACACCGACGGCGCCGCCGAGATCGCCGGCCGCTCCCGCGGTACCCCGCGGATCGCCAACCGGCTGCTGCGCCGGGTGCGGGACTACGCCCAGGTACGGGCCGACGGCGCGGTCGACCGCGAGATCGCCGCCCAGGCCCTGGAGGTCTACGAAGTCGACGCCCGCGGCCTGGACCGGCTGGACCGGGCGGTCCTGCACGCGCTGCTGAAGCTCTTCGGGGGCGGCCCGGTCGGCCTGTCCACGCTCGCCGTCGCGGTGGGGGAGGAGCGGGAGACCGTCGAGGAGGTCGCGGAGCCGTTCCTGGTGCGGGAAGGGCTGCTCGCAAGGACGCCCAGGGGCCGGGTGGCGACCCCCGCGGCCTGGTCCCACCTGGGCCTCGTACCGCCCCAGCAGGGCGGTGGGACGAGTCAGGGCGGAACCGGACAGACCGGCCTGTTCGGAACCTGA
- the ruvA gene encoding Holliday junction branch migration protein RuvA, with protein MIAFVSGPVAALAPDTAVIEVGGIGMAVQCAPGTLAALRLGEPARLATSLVVREDSLTLYGFADDDERQVFELLQTVSGVGPRLAQTMLAVHAPDALRAAVAAGDEKALTAVPGIGKKGAQRLLLELKDRLGAPLGTGTAAGRGAGAAVPPSWSEQLLAALVGLGYAPREAEEAVAAVTPQAEAAAEPHVGTLLRAALQTLNRAR; from the coding sequence GTGATCGCCTTCGTCAGCGGCCCGGTGGCCGCGCTCGCCCCGGACACCGCGGTCATCGAGGTCGGCGGGATCGGCATGGCCGTGCAGTGCGCACCCGGCACCCTGGCCGCCCTGCGGCTGGGCGAGCCCGCCCGGCTGGCCACCTCCCTGGTGGTCCGGGAGGACTCCCTCACCCTCTACGGCTTCGCCGACGACGACGAGCGGCAGGTCTTCGAGCTGCTCCAGACCGTCAGCGGGGTCGGCCCGCGGCTGGCCCAGACGATGCTCGCCGTGCACGCCCCCGACGCCCTGCGCGCCGCTGTCGCGGCCGGCGACGAGAAAGCCCTCACCGCGGTGCCCGGCATCGGCAAGAAGGGCGCCCAGCGGCTGCTGCTGGAGCTGAAGGACCGGCTGGGGGCGCCGCTGGGCACCGGCACCGCAGCCGGCCGCGGTGCCGGAGCCGCGGTGCCGCCGTCCTGGTCCGAGCAGCTGCTGGCCGCGCTCGTCGGGCTCGGCTACGCGCCGCGCGAGGCGGAGGAGGCGGTCGCGGCGGTCACCCCGCAGGCCGAGGCCGCCGCGGAGCCCCATGTCGGCACCCTGCTGCGCGCGGCCCTGCAGACCCTCAACCGCGCCCGCTGA
- the ruvC gene encoding crossover junction endodeoxyribonuclease RuvC → MRVLGVDPGLTRCGVGVVDGVPGRALTMAGVGVIRTPADADIGHRLVLIERGLEAWLDEHRPEAVAVERVFSQHNVRTVMGTAQASAVAILCASRRGLPVHLHTPSEVKAAVTGSGRAGKDQVGAMVTRLLRLDAPPKPADAADALALAICHIWRSPATNRLQQAVAGNRLQQAAAAQRAAATHRGTARRAPARPPVPTQEPTP, encoded by the coding sequence ATGCGGGTGCTCGGCGTGGACCCGGGGCTGACCCGGTGCGGTGTCGGCGTGGTCGACGGCGTGCCCGGCCGGGCGCTGACGATGGCCGGCGTCGGGGTGATCCGCACGCCCGCCGACGCGGACATCGGCCACCGGCTGGTGTTGATCGAGCGGGGCCTGGAAGCGTGGCTGGACGAGCACCGCCCCGAGGCCGTGGCCGTCGAGCGCGTCTTCAGCCAGCACAACGTCCGCACCGTGATGGGCACCGCCCAGGCCAGCGCGGTCGCCATCCTGTGCGCGTCCCGGCGCGGCCTGCCGGTGCACTTGCACACTCCCAGCGAGGTCAAGGCGGCCGTCACCGGCAGCGGCCGGGCCGGGAAGGACCAGGTCGGCGCCATGGTGACCAGGCTGCTGCGGCTGGACGCCCCGCCCAAGCCCGCCGACGCCGCCGACGCGCTGGCGCTGGCCATCTGCCACATCTGGCGTTCCCCGGCCACCAACCGCCTCCAGCAGGCCGTCGCCGGCAACCGTCTCCAGCAGGCGGCCGCCGCCCAGCGCGCCGCCGCCACCCACCGCGGCACCGCCCGCCGCGCCCCCGCCCGGCCGCCCGTACCCACTCAGGAGCCCACCCCGTGA
- a CDS encoding YebC/PmpR family DNA-binding transcriptional regulator, protein MSGHSKWATTKHKKAVIDAKRGKLFAKLIKNIEVAARTGGADPDGNPTLFDAIQKAKKSSVPNKNIDSAVKRGAGLEAGGADYQTIMYEGYGPNGVAVLIECLTDNRNRAASDVRVAMTRNGGSMADPGSVSYLFNRKGVVIVPKGELGEDDVLGAVLDAGAEEVNDLGESYEVISEATDLVPVRKALQEAGIDYDSADANFLPTMQVELDEDGARRIFKLIDALEDSDDVQNVFANFDVSDEVMEKVDA, encoded by the coding sequence ATGTCCGGCCACTCTAAATGGGCTACGACGAAGCACAAGAAGGCCGTGATCGATGCCAAGCGCGGCAAGCTCTTCGCGAAGCTGATCAAGAACATCGAGGTCGCGGCGCGCACCGGCGGCGCTGACCCGGACGGCAACCCGACCCTCTTCGACGCCATCCAGAAGGCCAAGAAGAGCTCGGTCCCGAACAAGAACATCGACAGCGCGGTGAAGCGCGGCGCGGGCCTGGAGGCCGGCGGCGCGGACTACCAGACGATCATGTACGAGGGCTACGGGCCGAACGGCGTCGCCGTCCTCATCGAGTGCCTGACCGACAACCGCAACCGCGCCGCCTCCGACGTGCGCGTGGCGATGACCCGCAACGGCGGCTCGATGGCCGACCCGGGCTCGGTGTCGTACCTGTTCAACCGCAAGGGCGTGGTGATCGTCCCCAAGGGCGAGCTGGGCGAGGACGACGTCCTGGGCGCGGTCTTGGACGCCGGCGCCGAGGAGGTCAACGACCTCGGCGAGTCCTACGAGGTGATCAGCGAGGCCACCGACCTGGTGCCGGTCCGCAAGGCCCTCCAGGAGGCCGGTATCGACTACGACTCCGCCGACGCCAACTTCCTGCCCACCATGCAGGTCGAGTTGGACGAGGACGGGGCCCGCAGGATCTTCAAGCTGATCGACGCGCTGGAGGACAGCGACGACGTGCAGAACGTCTTCGCCAACTTCGACGTCTCCGACGAGGTCATGGAGAAGGTCGACGCCTGA
- the pdxT gene encoding pyridoxal 5'-phosphate synthase glutaminase subunit PdxT codes for MTSSPTIGVLALQGDVREHLTALAAADAAATAVRRPEELAALDGLVIPGGESTTISKLAALFGLTGPLRAAIRDGLPVYGTCAGLIMLADKILDPRSGQETFGGIDMIVRRNAFGRQNESFEAFVDVRGVPGGPVEGVFIRAPWVESVGANTEVLAEYDGHIVAVRQGNVLATSFHPELTGDHRVHELFVSAVRAGS; via the coding sequence ATGACGAGTTCTCCCACCATCGGCGTCCTGGCCCTTCAGGGCGACGTCCGGGAGCACCTGACAGCCCTGGCCGCGGCGGACGCCGCGGCCACGGCCGTCCGGCGCCCCGAGGAACTGGCCGCTCTGGACGGGCTGGTGATACCCGGCGGCGAGTCCACCACCATCTCCAAGCTCGCCGCGCTGTTCGGGCTGACCGGGCCGCTGCGCGCCGCGATCCGTGACGGGCTGCCGGTCTACGGCACCTGCGCCGGCCTGATCATGCTCGCCGACAAGATCCTCGACCCCCGCTCGGGGCAGGAGACGTTCGGCGGTATCGACATGATCGTGCGCCGCAACGCCTTCGGCCGGCAGAACGAGTCCTTCGAGGCGTTCGTCGACGTGCGGGGCGTGCCCGGCGGCCCGGTCGAGGGTGTCTTCATCCGCGCGCCGTGGGTGGAGTCGGTCGGCGCGAACACCGAGGTACTCGCCGAGTACGACGGCCACATCGTCGCCGTACGGCAGGGAAACGTGCTGGCCACGTCGTTCCACCCGGAGCTGACCGGTGACCACCGGGTGCATGAACTCTTCGTGTCCGCCGTGCGCGCGGGGAGCTGA
- the pdxS gene encoding pyridoxal 5'-phosphate synthase lyase subunit PdxS, translated as MTSVARSEVTVSTASPSASPSPETGTARVKRGMAEQLKGGVIMDVVTPEQAKIAEDAGAVAVMALERVPADIRKDGGVARMSDPDMIDGIIGAVSIPVMAKSRIGHVVEAQVLQALGVDYIDESEVLTPADEVNHSDKWAFTTPFVCGATNLGEALRRIAEGAAMIRSKGEAGTGNVVEAVRHLRQIKGEISRLRGLDNNELFAAAKELRAPYELVREVAELGKLPVVLFSAGGVATPADAALMRQLGAEGVFVGSGIFKSGDPAKRAAAIVRATTFFDDPKVIADASRNLGEAMVGINIDTLPESEHYANRGW; from the coding sequence ATGACATCCGTCGCCAGGAGTGAGGTCACTGTGTCCACCGCTTCCCCGTCCGCTTCCCCGTCCCCCGAGACCGGCACCGCCCGCGTCAAGCGCGGCATGGCCGAGCAGCTCAAGGGCGGCGTGATCATGGACGTCGTCACCCCCGAGCAGGCGAAGATCGCCGAGGACGCCGGCGCCGTCGCCGTGATGGCGCTGGAGCGGGTGCCCGCCGACATCCGCAAGGACGGCGGTGTGGCCCGCATGTCGGACCCGGACATGATCGACGGCATCATCGGCGCCGTGTCCATCCCGGTGATGGCCAAGTCCCGGATCGGCCACGTCGTCGAGGCCCAGGTGCTCCAGGCGCTCGGCGTGGACTACATCGACGAGTCCGAGGTGCTGACCCCGGCCGACGAGGTCAACCACTCCGACAAGTGGGCCTTCACCACCCCGTTCGTGTGCGGTGCCACCAACCTGGGCGAGGCGCTGCGGCGGATCGCCGAGGGCGCCGCGATGATCCGCTCCAAGGGCGAGGCCGGCACCGGCAACGTGGTCGAGGCGGTCCGCCACCTGCGGCAGATCAAGGGCGAGATCTCCCGGCTGCGCGGCCTGGACAACAACGAGCTGTTCGCCGCCGCCAAGGAACTGCGCGCCCCGTACGAGCTGGTCCGCGAGGTCGCCGAGCTCGGCAAGCTGCCGGTCGTGCTCTTCTCCGCCGGCGGCGTGGCCACCCCCGCCGACGCCGCGCTGATGCGCCAGCTCGGTGCCGAGGGCGTCTTCGTCGGCTCGGGCATCTTCAAGTCCGGCGACCCCGCCAAGCGCGCCGCGGCCATCGTCCGCGCCACCACCTTCTTCGACGACCCGAAGGTCATCGCGGACGCCTCCCGCAACCTCGGCGAGGCCATGGTCGGCATCAACATCGACACCCTGCCGGAGTCCGAGCACTACGCGAACCGCGGCTGGTAA